The Streptomyces armeniacus genomic interval GAATCCGACGGCTGCGGACGGCGCCCAGCAAAATCAAGCCCGTCCGGCGATTGAGGACGGCCCTCAGCCACGGAGCACGCACGCTGACGCACAGGCCGGTGGCCCCACACACGTAGGGCAGGACGCGGCACCCCTCCCCTTCGCCGTGTCCGGCCGCACAGACGCCGCCCTCCGCGCGCAGGCCGCGCGCCTCCGTACGCACCTGCACGGCCCCGCGGGCCGCGACCAGCGGCCCGCGGATGTCGCGTGGTCGCTGGCGGCGACCCGTTCCGCGTTCGAGCACCGTGCGGTCGTCGTCGCGAGGGACCACGACGCGCTGCTGCGCGGCCTGGACGCCGTCGCGGACGGCAGCCCGCGTCCGGGCGTCGTGCGCGGGGTGGCCGACACCGAGGGCGGCACCGTCTTCGTGTTCCCGGGGCACGGCCCCCAGTGGCACGGCATGGCCGTACGGCTGCTGGAGGAGGACGCCGAGTTCCGTACGGCGCTCACCGAAATCGCCTCCGCCGTCGAGCAGTTCACCGACTGGTCCGTGCTGGAGGTGCTGAAGGGCGCCGACGGCGCGCCCCCGATGGACCGGGTCGATGTCGTACAGCCGCTGCTGTTCGCCGTAGGGGCGGCGCTGGCGCGGCTGTGGCGTGCGCGGGGGGTCACTCCGTCCGCGGTCGTCGGGCACAGCCAGGGCGAGATCACCGCGGCGTACGTCGCCGGGGCGCTGTCCCTGGAGGACGCCGCGCGCGTCATCGTACGGCGTGGCCAGGCCCTCGCGGTCCTCGCCGGCCGCGGCGGACTCGCCTCCGTCGCACTGCCCCTCGCCGACGTGGAGGAGCGTCTCGCGCGCTGGGACGGCGCGCTGTCCGTCGGGGCCGTGAACGGCCCCCGTTCGGTGGTCGTTTCCGGTGACGCCGCCGCCCTCGCGGAGCTGCTGGAGGAGCTGGCGGCGGACGGCGTGCGCGCCCGCCGCGTCGCCATCGACTACGCGTCGCACTCGGCCCATGTGGACGAGGTGCGCGACCGGTTGGCGGCGGGCTTCGCCAACGTCAGCCCGAGCACCGGCGACGTGCCGTTCTTCTCCACCGTGACCGGCGACTGGCTGGACACGGCGCGGCTGGACGCCGACTACTGGTTCCGCAACCTGCGCGGCACCGTCCGCTTCGAGACGGCCGTACGGGCGCTGGCGGAGCAGGGGCACCGCGCGTTCGTCGAGGTCGGCCCGCACCCGGTGCTGACCACGGCCGTCGGCGACACCCTGGAGGCCGCCGGGGTCACCGACGCGGTGATCACTGGCACGCTCCGCCGGGACGACGGCGGCGCCGACCGCTTCCTCGCCTCCGCCGCCGAACTCGCCGTACGAGGCGGCCCGGTGGACTGGCGTACGGTCGTCGACGGCGTCGTCGGCGGTGCCCGCGCAGACGGGGAGCAGGGGGACGAGGGGAACGAGGGGGACGCCCCCTGCCGCCGCGTCGAGCTCCCCACCTACGCGTACCAGCGCCGCCGCTACTGGCCGCAGGCCACGGAGGGCCCCCGGCAGGAGCCCGGCGCCACCGCCGACGCCCCCTTCTGGGACGCGGTGGAGAACCGGGACGTGGCCGCCCTGACCCGCGCCCTGCACGTCGACACCGACACCCTCGCCCGGCTGCTGCCCGCGCTCTCCGACTACCGGCGGCGCGCCGTCGAGGGCGCCACCGCCGACTCGTGGCGGTACCGCGTCGTGTGGAAGCCCGTCGGCACCGACGGCGCGCCCGCACTGCGCGGCACGTGGCTGCTGCCGCTGCCCGCCGGGCGGGAGGACGACCCGTACGTCACCTCCGTACGGGACGCACTCGTACGGGCCGGTGCCCGCCCCGTGCCGGTGCCGCTGGACCCGCAGGGCGGCCGTACGGAGTACGCCGACGCGCTCCGGTCCGCGACCGACGACGCCACAGCCGACGCCGCCGGGGAGGCCCCCGCCGGGGTGCTGTCGCTCCTCGGCCTCGACACCACCCCGTACGCCTCCCTGCCGGAACTGCCGTGCGGCTACGCCGCGTCCGTGACCCTCGTACAGGCCCTCGACGACCTCGCCTCGCACGCACCGCTGTGGCTGGCCACCGCCGGCGCCGTGACCGCGGCGCCCGGTGACGAGCCGGGTCCGGGCCACCTGGAGCAGGCCCTCGTATGGGGCTTCGGGCGTGTCGTCGCCCTCGAACAGCCCGAGCGCTGGGGTGGCCTCGTCGACGCTCCCGCCGCCCCCGACACTGCCTCCGGCGACCGCCTCGCCGCCGTGCTCGCCGCCGGGACCGAGGACGCCGTGGCCGTACGCGCCACAGGCGTACACGCCCGGAGGCTCGTACGGGCAGGCACCGGCGGGCTGCCCGGCGTGCGCGACTGGACGCCGTCCGGCACCGTCCTGGTGACCGGCGGAACCGGCGCGCTCGGCCGCCACACCGCCCGCTGGCTCGCCCGGCACGGCGACGCGCACCTGCTGCTGGTCAGCCGGAGCGGCCCGGACGCGCCCGGCGCCCGCGAACTCGAAGCGGAGCTCCGCGAGTCGGGTACCGGCGTCACCATCGCCTCCTGCGACATCGCCGACCGCGACGCGCTCGCCGCGCTCCTCGCGGACATCCCCGCGGACCGCCCGCTCAGCGCCGTCCTGCACACCGCCGCCGTACTCGACGACGGTGTCATCACCGCGCTGACCCCCGAACGCCTCGCCCACGTGCTGCGCGTCAAGGCGCAGGGCGCGCGCAACCTCGACGCCCTCACCGCGGGGCTCGACCTGTCGGCGTTCGTGCTGTTCTCCTCGACCTCCGGCACGTTCGGCAGCTCCGGGCACGCCAACTACGCGCCCGGCAACGCCTTCCTCGACGCCCTCGCCGAGGACCGGCGAGCCCGCGGGCTGCCCGCCACCGCCGTCGCCTGGAGCGGCTGGGCGGAGGACGGCATGGCCGCAGGCGCCGTCGAGCAGCGGCTGCGGCGGCACGGCGTACGGCCCATGGACCCGGAGACGGCCGTCTCCGCGCTGCAGCAGGCGCTCGACCACGACGACACCGCCGTGGTCGTCAGCGACATCGACTGGGACGTCTTCGGCGGCGAGCTCGCGGGCGGCCGCCCCCGCCCCCTGTACGCCGAACTCCCCGAGGCGCAGCGCGCGCAGGCCGCACGTGCCGCGGACACCGCCGGGGACCGGCAGGCCGACGACGGGCAGGGCCTCGCCCGGCAGCTCGCCGGGCTCGGCGAGAACGAGCAGCGGCAGGCGGTGCTGGACCTCGTACGGGCGCACATCGCGTACGTGCTCAACCACCCCAGCCCGGACGACGTGGAGCCCACCCGCGCCTTCCGGGAGCTCGGCTTCGACTCGCTGACCGCCGTGGAGCTGCGGAACACGCTGACCGGCGCCACCGGGCAGCAGCTGCCCGCGACGCTCGTCTACGACTACCCGACGCCCGCCGCGCTCGCCGAGCACCTCCGCGCCGAACTCGCCCCGGGCACAGGTGCGTCCGGCGCCGCCGCCGCGGCCCCGGTGCGCGTGGACGCCGGCGAGCCCGTCGCGATCGTCGCGATGAGCTGCCGCTTCCCGGGCGGCGCGAACTCCCCGGAGGAGTTCTGGGAGCTGCTGGCGCGCGGCGGCGACGCCATGACGCCGTGGCCCGACGACCGCGACTGGGACGTGGACGCGCTCTACGACCCCGAGCCCGGCCTGCCCGGCAAGAGCTACACGCGGTACGGCGGATTCGTCGACGGCATGGCCGACTTCGACCCCGCGTTCTTCGAGATCTCCCCGCGCGAGGCCCTGGCCATGGACCCGCAGCAGCGGCTGCTGCTGGAGACGTCCTGGGAGGCGTTCGAGCGGGCCGGCATCGCCCCGGACACGCTGCGCGGCAGCCGTACGGGCGTGTTCGCCGGCACCAACTACCAGGACTACGCGTCCCGTCCGCTCGCGCCCGCCGAAGGCGCCGACGCCCACCTGGGCACCGGCAACTCGGCGAGCGTGATGTCCGGCCGCGTCTCGTACACCCTCGGGCTCGAGGGCCCGGCGGTGACCGTCGACACAGCCTGCTCCTCGTCGCTGGTCGCCCTGCACCTCGCGGCGCAGGCGCTGCGCGGCGGCGAGTGCGACCTGGCGCTGGCCGGCGGCGTGACGCTGATGTCCGCGCCGGGCCTGTTCGTGGACTTCAGCCGGCAGCGCGGGCTGGCGGCCGACGGGCGCTGCAAGGCGTTCGCGGACGCCGCCGACGGTACGGGCTGGGGCGAGGGCATCGGCATGCTCCTCGTCGAGCGGCTGTCCGACGCGCGCCGCAACGGGCACCCCGTACTGGCCGTCGTACGCGGCTCCGCCGTCAACCAGGACGGTGCCTCCAACGGTCTGACGGCGCCCAACGGCCCGTCGCAGCAGCGCGTCATCCGCGCCGCGCTCGCCAGCGGCGGGCTGGAGCCCGGCGACGTGGACGCCGTGGAGGCACACGGCACCGGTACGACGCTGGGCGACCCGATCGAGGCGCAGGCGCTGCTCGCCACCTACGGGCGGGAGCGTGACGCGGAACGGCCGCTGCGGCTCGGGGCCGTCAAGTCCAACATCGGGCACACGCAGGCCGCCGCGGGCGCCGCCGGGATCATCAAGATGGTCGAGGCGTTCCGGCACCGGCGGCTGCCGCGCACCCTGCACGTGGACGCGCCGTCCTCACACGTCGACTGGTCCGCCGGGCACATCGAGCTGCTGACGGAGGCGGCCGACTGGCCGGAGACGGACCGGCCGCGGCGCGCGGGCGTGTCCTCGTTCGGGATCAGCGGCACCAACGCACACATCATCCTGGAGGAGGCACCCCGGGAGACCGCGCCGGAGACCGGCGAGGAGCCCGGCACGGACGGTGACACGGAAGGCGCCACGGACAGCGGCGCCCCGCTCGTCCCCTGGGTGCTCAGCGCGCGTTCCGCCGCCGCCCTCCGCGACCAGGCCGCACGGCTGCTCGCACACGCCGCCGACCACCCCGGTCAGCACCCGAGGGACGTCGGCCACTCGCTCGCCGTGTCACGTACGGCGTGGGAGCACCGTACGGTGCTGCTCGGCGCCGACCGCGACGAGCTGCTGGCTCAGCTCGCCGGACTCGCCGAGGGACCCCCGGGGTCCGCGCCGCAGGTCCCGGCGGGCACGGTGCAGCGGGGCGGCCGTACGGCGTTCCTGTTCGCCGGGCAGGGCGCGCAGCGCCTCGGCATGGGCTCCGGACTGTACGCCGCCTTCCCGGTGTTCGCGGAAGCGTTCGACGCGGCCTGCGCGCTGCTCGACGCCGAAATCGCCGGAGAACTCGCCGGAGAAGGGGACACGCGGCCCCTGCGCGACGTCGTCTTCGGCGACGACGCCGACGCCCTGAACCGTACGGGCCGTACGCAGCCCGCCCTCTTCGCGTTCGAGGTGGCGCTGTACCGCCTGGTGGAGTCCTGGGGCCTCGTCCCGGACCAGCTCGTCGGCCACTCGATCGGCGAACTGGCCGCCGCCCACGTCGCCGGAGTGCTCTCCCTGGAGGACGCCTGCCGGGTCGTCGCCGCACGCGGCCGCCTGATGGAGGCGCTTCCCGAGGGCGGGGCCATGGTGGCGCTCCAGGCGTCCGAGGACGAGGTGCTGCCGCTGCTCGAAGGGTCTCTGCCGGAGGGGCCGCTGTCCGAAGGGCGCGCGGCCGAGGCCGGCATCGCGGCGCTCAACGGTCCGCGCGCCACGGTGGTTTCCGGTACGGAGGCCGCCGTCGACGCCGTCGCCGAGCACGTGCGCGACACCCTGGGCCGCAAGGTGACGCGGCTGCGGGTCAGCCACGCGTTCCACTCGCCGCTCATGGAACCGATGCTCGACGCGTTCCGTACGGTGCTCGAAACCGTGGACTTCGCCGCCCCGCGCATCCCCGTCGTCTCCAACGTCACGGGTGCGCCCGCCACCGCCGCCGAACTCTGCTCCCCGGAGTACTGGGTGCGGCACGTACGGGAGCCCGTACGGTTCGCAGACGGCGTCGGCTGGCTCGCCGCACACGG includes:
- a CDS encoding type I polyketide synthase; this encodes MGDEEKILDYLRKVTADLHQTRQRLQAAEAKNREPVAIVSIGCRFPGGADGPEELWELLRSGTDTMTEWPAERGWDTQELYDPEPGKPGKAYTTMGAFLDRAADFDAGFFGIAPREATGMDPQQRLLLETSWEAFERAGIDPLSLRGSRTGVFAGTNLLDYPALLSAARDPEAQDGVGNSPSVVSGRISYALGLEGPAMTIDTACSASLVALHLAAQALRAGECDLALAGGATVMATPTLFLEFSRQGGLARDGRCKAFSEDADGTGWGEGAGMLLVERLSDARRNGHPVLAVLRGSAVNQDGASNGLTAPNGPSQQRVIWQALDNAELAPGDVDAVEAHGTGTKLGDPIEAQALLATYGQDRDAERPLWLGSVKSNLGHTQAAAGLAGVIKMVQAMRHGELPRTLHLSEPSTHVDWTAGNVKLLSESRPWPDADRPRRAGVSSFGISGTNAHVILESPEPPPNPTAADGAQQNQARPAIEDGPQPRSTHADAQAGGPTHVGQDAAPLPFAVSGRTDAALRAQAARLRTHLHGPAGRDQRPADVAWSLAATRSAFEHRAVVVARDHDALLRGLDAVADGSPRPGVVRGVADTEGGTVFVFPGHGPQWHGMAVRLLEEDAEFRTALTEIASAVEQFTDWSVLEVLKGADGAPPMDRVDVVQPLLFAVGAALARLWRARGVTPSAVVGHSQGEITAAYVAGALSLEDAARVIVRRGQALAVLAGRGGLASVALPLADVEERLARWDGALSVGAVNGPRSVVVSGDAAALAELLEELAADGVRARRVAIDYASHSAHVDEVRDRLAAGFANVSPSTGDVPFFSTVTGDWLDTARLDADYWFRNLRGTVRFETAVRALAEQGHRAFVEVGPHPVLTTAVGDTLEAAGVTDAVITGTLRRDDGGADRFLASAAELAVRGGPVDWRTVVDGVVGGARADGEQGDEGNEGDAPCRRVELPTYAYQRRRYWPQATEGPRQEPGATADAPFWDAVENRDVAALTRALHVDTDTLARLLPALSDYRRRAVEGATADSWRYRVVWKPVGTDGAPALRGTWLLPLPAGREDDPYVTSVRDALVRAGARPVPVPLDPQGGRTEYADALRSATDDATADAAGEAPAGVLSLLGLDTTPYASLPELPCGYAASVTLVQALDDLASHAPLWLATAGAVTAAPGDEPGPGHLEQALVWGFGRVVALEQPERWGGLVDAPAAPDTASGDRLAAVLAAGTEDAVAVRATGVHARRLVRAGTGGLPGVRDWTPSGTVLVTGGTGALGRHTARWLARHGDAHLLLVSRSGPDAPGARELEAELRESGTGVTIASCDIADRDALAALLADIPADRPLSAVLHTAAVLDDGVITALTPERLAHVLRVKAQGARNLDALTAGLDLSAFVLFSSTSGTFGSSGHANYAPGNAFLDALAEDRRARGLPATAVAWSGWAEDGMAAGAVEQRLRRHGVRPMDPETAVSALQQALDHDDTAVVVSDIDWDVFGGELAGGRPRPLYAELPEAQRAQAARAADTAGDRQADDGQGLARQLAGLGENEQRQAVLDLVRAHIAYVLNHPSPDDVEPTRAFRELGFDSLTAVELRNTLTGATGQQLPATLVYDYPTPAALAEHLRAELAPGTGASGAAAAAPVRVDAGEPVAIVAMSCRFPGGANSPEEFWELLARGGDAMTPWPDDRDWDVDALYDPEPGLPGKSYTRYGGFVDGMADFDPAFFEISPREALAMDPQQRLLLETSWEAFERAGIAPDTLRGSRTGVFAGTNYQDYASRPLAPAEGADAHLGTGNSASVMSGRVSYTLGLEGPAVTVDTACSSSLVALHLAAQALRGGECDLALAGGVTLMSAPGLFVDFSRQRGLAADGRCKAFADAADGTGWGEGIGMLLVERLSDARRNGHPVLAVVRGSAVNQDGASNGLTAPNGPSQQRVIRAALASGGLEPGDVDAVEAHGTGTTLGDPIEAQALLATYGRERDAERPLRLGAVKSNIGHTQAAAGAAGIIKMVEAFRHRRLPRTLHVDAPSSHVDWSAGHIELLTEAADWPETDRPRRAGVSSFGISGTNAHIILEEAPRETAPETGEEPGTDGDTEGATDSGAPLVPWVLSARSAAALRDQAARLLAHAADHPGQHPRDVGHSLAVSRTAWEHRTVLLGADRDELLAQLAGLAEGPPGSAPQVPAGTVQRGGRTAFLFAGQGAQRLGMGSGLYAAFPVFAEAFDAACALLDAEIAGELAGEGDTRPLRDVVFGDDADALNRTGRTQPALFAFEVALYRLVESWGLVPDQLVGHSIGELAAAHVAGVLSLEDACRVVAARGRLMEALPEGGAMVALQASEDEVLPLLEGSLPEGPLSEGRAAEAGIAALNGPRATVVSGTEAAVDAVAEHVRDTLGRKVTRLRVSHAFHSPLMEPMLDAFRTVLETVDFAAPRIPVVSNVTGAPATAAELCSPEYWVRHVREPVRFADGVGWLAAHGITRFLEIGPDGTLTALAGESTGEHDPYLTPALRKDRHEVRTVLTAAAELYVRGAPVAWDALLPGAQRVELPTYAFQRRRYWLETARWTGDLGAAGLEQPAHPFLGAAVAPVGSDSVVFTGSLSTQTHPWLADHVILGQAILPGTGYLDLAVHAGDRTGCGVVAELTLETPLVIPGKGAVHLQLLVGPPDDTGRRTFGVHSRQSDAAQDDPWQRHAQGLLAPSDPATPAPADLTAWPPAGAERLDTDGLYEGFTGGGFGYGPAFQGLETVWRRGEEIFAEVALPEPVRADADRFALHPALLDAAVQALITRPREGGASVEPSEEAASEPKAAPVPKAMRPSERGTSEGSAEERRDRVQAAGGEPSEQGALLPFAWSGLTLHAVGASALRVRLAPTDRPNEFSVLVTDTDGLPVASADALTLRTLSAEQLHRDATPELPLLRAHWKPFGSAPRPDAASLRWILLGQGGDGAGGDGGVGKALDSAGVHLETYADLETVGKAAATGMAMPEAVLAVLDGRSREGTPPEALRGLLAEAHGLCRRWLEDERFADSRLFLLTRGAVSAADGEPVRDVAGAALCGMVRSIQAEHPERLHLIDLDDTEASRAAVLAAVAAARPQTAVRDGELLLPGLARTADSTDAADAATDDPGAPAFAPDGTVLVTGATGTLGRIVARHLVSAHGVRRLLLAGRRGPDADGASELAAELTALGADVRLAACDVSDRDALRALLRTVDDGHPLTGVVHVAGVVDDGTATSLTPEQFDRVLRPKADAAWLLHELTADLGLSAFVLYSSAAATFGSPGQANYAAANAFLDALAAHRHALELPATSLAWGVWEDGSALTAGLGDADRRRMARGGMRPLTADEGMALFDAGLASGEPALTALGIAPGALDALLRGRPAASGGTQTRRTAGDAPASAPTLRAELAGLGAEERRTALFELVRDRVAGVLGHASTEGIEPDQSFTELGFDSLTSVELRNQLVAATGLRLPPTLVFDLATAEALAGHLDGLLADGGAAAQAGDPGDTGDTGGGQRDGTLGALFRQATEANRIDDGFELLLAAAKLRPTFATPGELDTVADPVKLASASASANASAITSATTGTGTDAGAGSTPPPLVCFSSYVALAGVHQYARFASAFRGERDVWALHTQGFGRGEPLPESLAAIARLQAEATLACTGGVPPVLLGSSSGGILALAVAEHMEREGVRPPAVLLLDTYMPRADSPFVRFSAEMLKGMFERESMFAQMDSDRLTAMSWYIRMVGEWEPEELSTPVLLLRSSEPPLPAEALGDDADAWQAEWDRAQQVVDVRGSHFTMMEDHAANTARTAADLLAALPGRHV